AAACATATTATATTATTTGACAATAAGTGGAAAAAACGCCTTTATTGTGTTCCTAATACGACTTATGCTTTAGAAGATTATGATGTTGCTAATCCAGATTTTGAAAAATTTCCGGCATTGAAAGGGGTAGAGGGTTATGAAGTTTTTCTTGAGCATGGAGATACTTTATTTATGCCAACAGGAATGTGGCATTGGATGCGGTATATTGATGGATCTTTTTCCTTGACACTTCGTGCGTGGGATCGGTCAATAAGCAGGAAAGCAGCTAGTGTTTGGAGTTTGTTTATGCATGGTGCAGTTGATAGTGCTGTAAAAGTGGTTTTTAAAGGGCGTTACGCAAAATGGCGAGAGCGATTAGCTTTTAAAATAGCTGAAAAAGAATTAATAAAAAACAGACCAAAATAGGTTTTTAGAACATATGTTAAGTTGTTGATATTCTATGGTTTTATTCTCGCTAATTTTATTTTTGTTTTATCCCATTTTATTTCATTTGAATAATAAAAATCATTGTTTTTCTTGTATTTTAAAACGGTATCTTCTTCTTGAGTTGTTTTCCTTATGTGATACGTTCGAATAAGACCTCTTTTTAAAAATTCCAAGAAGTATTTATTTTTGATAGTGTCATTTTGTGAAACAATTATTAAAATCTGTCTTCTTTTCTCTTTAGTCAAAATGTTTTCTGAAATAAAGTCATTTAAAGTTTTTTGTGGAATTTTAATAATATCTTTTGGTTGTAAATCGAGAAAATGTGTCATTCTCGGAACCGGTGCTACACATGATAGGACTATTTTTTGTTTGGTAGAAAAAAAAGTCGCCTTTTTTATCAATAACAAGCTGACTTTCTCCATAAAAAAAGCCTTTTGTTGAAGGAAGTTTGATTCTACTATTATTTCTTTTTAAGGAATCTGCATATTCTTGCATTTTTTGATCTTCAAATGAAATTATATAAGGTTTATTTGTTTTTGCAATCTCTTCTTTTTTTTTTGGAACAATTTAAAAATGACAAACAAAACACGAAAGCTATAAATGTTCTTCTCATAAAGTAGTTATTTGAAATAAAGATATATAAAAAAAATCCCAAGAAAATTTCCTTGGGATTTTGCAATTTAGATATTTGTAAATTATCTAATTGTATTATTTTGAATCAAATCAAGATATAAATTAATCTTGTCTTTCAATTCTTTTCTTGGTGTTATAAAGTCTAAGAAACCATGTTCTAATAGAAATTCAGCAGTTTGAAATCCTTCTGGTAAATCTTTACCAGTAGTGTCTCTTACTACACGAGGTCCGGCAAAACCAATTAATGCTCCTGGTTCTGAAATATTGATATCTCCTAACATGGCATAAGATGCGGTAGTTCCTCCAGTTGTAGGATCAGTACAAAGTGAAATATAAGGAAGTTTTGCTTCAGAAAGTTGTGCTAGTTTTACAGATGTTTTAGCCAATTGCATTAAAGAATAAGCGGCTTCCATCATTCTAGCTCCTCCAGATTTGGATATCATTACAAAAGGCAATTTGTTTTTGATAGCATGATCAATTCCTCTTGCGATTTTTTCTCCAACAACTGCTCCCATTGATCCGCCGATGAAGGCAAAATCCATACAGCAAATTACTACTTCTTTTCCTTTGGATTTTCCAACTCCAGTACGCACAGCGTCTTTAAGTTTTGTTTTTTCCATAACTTCTTTCAGTCGATCTGCATATTTTTTTGTGTCAACAAATTGCAGTGGATCTTTAGAAGTCATATTTTTGTCTAATTCAACAAACTCATTGTTGTCAAATAAAATATCAAAATAAGCTTCACTTCCAATTCTAACATGGAAACCATCTTCGGGACTTACAAATAAATTACGTGCCAATTCATCAGCGTCGATAATTTTTCCGGTAGGTGATTTGTACCAAAGCCCTTTTGGAATATCCATTTTGTCTTCGGTAGCCGTAGTGATTCCTTTTTCTTGTCTTTTAAACCAAGCCATATTTTTGTAATTATGAATTATAAATTATGAATTATGAGTTAAACTCATAATTCATAATTGGTAATTTGAATTTATAATGTATTCACATTATTTAAGTCAGCAAATGCTTGCTCAAGTCTTGCGTTGAATGTGCTTTCACCTTCACGTAACCATTTTCTTGGGTCGTAGTATTTTTTGTTTGGAGAATCGCTACCAGTTGGATTTCCAATTTGAGTTTTAAGGTAGTCAATATTGTTAACCATGAAGTCGCGAATACCTTCAGTAAATGCAAATTGTAAGTCAGTATCAATATTCATTTTTACTACACCGTAACTAATTCCTTCTCTGATTTCTTCCAATGTAGAACCAGATCCTCCGTGGAAAACAAAATCAACTGGATTGTTTCCAGTGTTGAATTTAGCTTGTACGAAATCTTGAGAGTTTTTTAAGATTTTTGGAGTCAATTTTACGTTTCCTGGTTTGTAAACACCGTGAACGTTTCCAAAAGCTGCAGCGATTGTAAATTTTGGGCTAACTTTTGATAATTCTTCGTAAGCAAAAGCTACTTCTTCTGGTTGTGTATATAATTTTGAGCTGTCTACATCAGAGTTGTCTACACCGTCTTCTTCACCACCAGTGATTCCAAGTTCGATTTCAAGAGTCATTCCCATTTTACTCATTCTTTCTAAATATCCTTTACAGATTTCGATATTTTCTTCGATAGGCTCTTCAGATAAATCAATCATGTGAGAAGAGAATAATGGTTTTCCAGTTGCTGCAAAATGTACTTCTGAAGCATCTAATAATCCGTCAATCCAAGGTAATAATTTTTTAGCACAGTGGTCAGTGTGCAAAATAACAGTTGCTCCGTATGCTTCTGCTAATGTATGAATGTGTTTTGCTCCTGCAATACCACCAGCAATAGCTGCTTTTTCTCCAGCATTAGAAAGTCCTTTTCCAGCATTAAATTGTGCTCCTCCGTTTGAAAATTGGATGATAACTGGTGCATTTAGTTTAGCAGCAGTTTCTAGTACTCCATTAATTGTATCAGATCCTATAACATTTACAGCAGGAAGCGCAAAACCTTTTTCTTTTGCATAATTGAATATTTCTTGTACTTGATCGCCTGTAGCTACTCCGGGTTTAATATTGTGTGCCATTGTAATTTTCTTTTAATTGTTTTTTTTAGTTTTTAGATTATAATTTGCAAAAATAAGAATTAATTAGCACTTAGAAAGGGTAATTGATCCCAAAATTAAATACAGAGTTTGCAAAATTATATTGGGTAAACCATCTTTCCCCGATTTCCTTGGCTGGATTGTAGGTTTTAAAGCCAACATCGAGTCTTACAACAAAGAAACTTACATCATATCGAATACCAAATCCTGTTCCTAATGCGATTTCAGTTAAATCTTTTATACTGTCAAATTTTGCTGCTTCATAGGTAACAGCATCAAGTGCATTCCAAATATTTCCTGCATCTGCGAATAAAGCTCCTCCCCATTTACCTGCAATTGAGAAACGATATTCACCACTAATGGCAATTTTCATATTGGCTTCGTTAAAGTCATTTGTAAAAGAACTACTTCCTGGGCCAAGATTATAGGGTTGCCAAGCTCTGTTGTCATTGGATCCCCCCGCATAGTAACTTTTTGAAAACGGCACTGTATTTGAGTTTCCGTAAGGTATAGCGATACCAAAAAAGGTTCGCATGGCAAATATGTTGGATTTACTAAGACTCCAATGTTTAATGAAATCAAATTCTGTTTTTATATACTCAGAATATTCTAAATTAAAAATTTCATAATTACCATTTTGATTTTTAGGAATATTTCCAATTTCTGATATTGCAGATAGCAAAGTTCCTGCGGACTCTATTTTTGTTCTAAAAGTATAAAAATCATTGTCTTGTAAATCTTTTTTGCTGGTTTTAGTGAAATTAAAATTGGTTGCCAAGATAAAATCATTGTCAGTAAGTCGTATTCTTTGTTGTTCAATACTGTTGACATTCTGGAATTCAGGATCATTTTGGGTTAATGTGGTTTGACCAGTTAAAACATCATTTGTAAAGCCTGTTGTTCCGCTTTCTATAATCAAATTTCCATTTGAATCTGCATAAGATGGATTTGTATTATAGGTTTTGGAAATGTTATTTAAAGCATCATAAGAACTTGTATAAACATGGAAATAATTTTCAGGATTTAGGTTTCGAATAAACTGAAAGTTTAAAAGATCCAAACGAGTGGTAGTGTTTTTCTTCGGTGTCCAATTGTATGAAAAGGAACCAGTAAAGTTTTCTTTGTCCAATCCAATATTGGTTTGTTTGGATAGACCAAGACTAACTATTGTTGAAGGAATCATACTTTTTGGGATGATTTTTTCTGTTTTGATTGGAAATAGTACCCGTGGAAAGTTTAATTTTGCATCTATACCATATTCAGACACATTGAAAAAACTATCATTTGCATTTGCAATATCCTTGGAAGCACCAATATTTCCTCTTGCTGAAAGTTCTAATGTTTCAGCACCATTAAATACATTTCGTACCGTTTCGGTAACACTTCCAGTTATCCCGAAATCTTCAATATTTGAATGTGTGAAATCTAAAGTATAGCCAAAACTATATTTTTTTCGTGGGGTTAAGTATATATTGGCAATCAAAGACTGTGAAGTTACATCCGTCTTGTCAACTTCATATTGTATAGTTGGGTAATTAAAAGTTTTTAAATTATTTAAGTACCTAGTAGATAAAACAGTTTTGTTATCATTGAATACTCCTCCTTTGGTGATAAAAATGGCATCGGTTATTGCATGTGGAGTGTATTTTATTTTTTTAAAACCATATAAAGTCATATTGTTGTAGGTCACACTGTCCTTAACAGGTTGATTGTGATTTGCAGTCGAGTAATCCGTATAGACTTTAATGTTGCTAATTTTATATATTTTAAAAGGCTCAGTTTTGATTGAGTCATTTTCTAGATAAGAATAGTTTTCAATGTTTAAAAGTACTGATGCTTTGTCTTTTTTATTGATGGTATCAATGTCAAAATTGATGTAATTGGGTTGAAAAAGATAAGCACCATGGTTTCTAAAATAGGTGCTAATATGATTTTTTTCATTTTCGAAATCTTCTGTTTTGTATTGTTTTCCTACTGTCAATGATGATTTAGTCTGTTTGTAAAGAGAATCTAAAACAGGAGTTTTTATTTTTGTTTTAATAGAATCAATAAAGTAAGGATTTCCAGTACTCAAAAAGTATTTAAATCGAGCTTTTTTTGGTGCCAAAGAATCCAATTTATAGGAGGCTTTTATGTTAAAATAGCCATTGTTGGAATAATAGCTCTTAAGTCTAGTTAGTGACTTTATAGATCTTAAAGTGTCTGCAATTACTGGTGCTTCTCCTGTTTCTTTTAAAAATTCATGAATGCCAAGATACCAAAAAGATTTGCGAAGTCCTTCTACTTGTTTTGCCGAAAGCCATTTAACTTCTCTATCGTACTTTTTTTTGTTATTTAAATATTTTAGATTGAAAGTTGAATCCGGATTTGGATTGGCTAAATTGTAGATATTCAATAGCATTCGGTATCCTAAAATACTACTGTTTGGTTGTTGATACAGCTGATCATATATAGTTTGGTTTTTGAGTAATTTGCCATTCTCAAAGATTTCATTTTTAACAAGAAGCTGTTTTCTAGCTGGAACTCTTTTTTCTGAATTACAAGCGTAGAAAAAAACACTAATTAGGATAAATAATGATATTTTTGCAAGACTATTTTTCTTCTTAAAAAGTATAGATTGCCTAAAATTCTCGGCAAAATTATTTTTTATAATAAAGGAAAAAAAACATTTATTCATCTGGGAATTCTTGTTGTAGAATATTTAATTCAAAAATACATTTTTTATGCTTAGTAAAAACCAAATAAAACTTATATCTAGTTTACAACAAAAAAAATATCGTTTTGCGAATCAATTATTTTTTGCTGAGGGTGTAAAAGTAATTCAAGAATTAGTAAAATCAAATTTTGAAATGGATCATCTTTATACAACGAAAGAAGATTTTAATGCGATTGCTTCTCATAAAAAGACGCTTATTGCTGAAAATGAGTTGAATAAAATTAGTGCTTTGACTACTCCAAATACTTGTTTGGCCGTATTTAAAATCCCTTTAGAAAATAAAATTATTGAATCTGGATTGATTGTTGCTCTCGATTCTATTAGAGATCCAGGTAATATGGGAACTATTCTTAGATTATGTGATTGGTTTGGAATTAAACAATTAGTTTGTTCAAAAGAAACTGTTGATATTTATAATCCGAAAGTGGTACAGGCTACTATGGGATCTATTGCTAGAGTAAATGTTAATTATGTTGATTTAGAAGATTTTTTGGAAAAAACTAAATTACCAGTTTTTGGAACATTTATGGATAGTGATACTATCTACAAATCAACTTTGCCTCAGGAAGGGATTATTGTTATGGGAAATGAAGCCAATGGAATATCTGAAAATATAGAAAAATTAGTCACAAAAAGAATTACAATTCCTCGTTTTGGAGATCTTCAAATTACCGAAAGCTTGAACGTAGCCACAGCTACAGCCATTATTTTAAGTGAATTTAGAAGACAAAGTTGAGGTTTTACTATTAATGAAACGTGAAATTGATTAAAATGGCTCTTGATTTCATAGATTCTATATTTCCAGTCCAAGGACTGTTTGGGTCTTTATCACGAATCAATTCATCAGAAATTCCAAATTGACCTCTAATCGAAGGAGAGAATATAAAATACTCCGAAAAAATATCAATACCAAAACCTATTTCATAATTAGTAGTCCACGTTTTTACTCTAAAACGTTCTTCGAGATTGTCATCAGGAGATTTTGAATTACTAGATAAATTTAAATTAGCGGATACACCTCCTAATAAGTAAGGACGTATATTTCCAGTTCTTAGTGCAGAAAATTTCAATAATAATGGAAAATTAATATAAGTGCTGTTTATTTCTCTTATAGCATCACTTGAGGAATTAAAATCTGAGTTTGGTGCATAATGTAAAGTTCTATCCGAATAATAAAGTCCTGGCTCAAAACGTAAGTCTAAATATTCTTGCAGTCTAAAGTTGGTTACTAATCCCACATTAAAACCTGTTGATTTGTCTGTCTGTATATCAGGGCCTACTGTTTTATAATCAATCTTGAAATCATAATTGTTGAATCCTAAATAAAAACCAAAATAGAGTTTTTTCTTTTGCCAATTTTCGAGATTAATTATCGGATCCTTACTAAAAATACTTTTAGATTGGGAGTTTCCTTTTATGGCAATGCTTAATAGAATTAATACAATTATTTTTTTCATATTTATGCTGAATATTTCAGTATTATTTTTTTGAAGCAGAGTAAATAGTTGCAACGCCAAATGTTTGAGGCAATGCATTCACCATTATAAACCCAGTTTTTCTTAAAATATTGTTTAAGGCTTCTCCGTAAGGGAAAGCAGCAGCAGATTCTGATAAATATCCATAGGCTACATTATCTTTTGAAAATAGTTTTCCTATCAGTGGTAGAATGTTTTTGCTGTAAAAATTATAACCTTGTTTATAAGGTGTTTTATCTGGAACCGAAGTTTCTAGAATAACAAATATTCCGCCAGGTTTTAATACTCTCAAGATTTCTGAAAGTCCTGTTTCAAGGTGTTCAAAATTTCTAACGCCAAAAGCTACCGTTATAGCGTCAAAATGATTATCTGCAAAAGGCATGCTTTCGGAATCTCCTAATACCATTTCAATAATTTGAGAGAGATTTTTTTCTTTAATTTTTTTTTCGCCTATTTCAAGCATTCCAGCCGATATGTCTAAACCTGTAATTTTTTCGGCTCCAGTTTGCGCCATTAAAATAGCAAGATCTCCAGTTCCAGTAGCAATGTCTAATATAGTTTTAGGATTAGTTTCTGCAACCAATTTCAAAACTTTTTTTCTCCATTTGACATCAATGCCAAATGAAATAACTCGGTTTAGGTTATCATAGTTTCCGGAAATGTTATCAAACATTTTGGCTACTTGTTCTTTTTTACTTAGAGAGGAGTCTTTATAAGGTGTGATTTCTTTTGGCATTTTTTTTATTTCTACAAATATAAACAAACTGCATAAACTATAATTGTGTTTTTTTTATTGAACAAAATTTTATTGTATCGTTGTTTTTGAAAATAATTTCTGAGTTCTGAGTGATTTTAAAAAAAATGAAAAATAATTGAAATATCACCAAAAGTGGGTATTGTGGAAATTGTTTTTATTACTGATGTTTGTACTTTAAAATTTAAATATTTTTTTTAATGATTAGACGGGAACTAATGACCCAAATCAAATGGATGCTTGTTGCGCTATTTATCTCATTTGTTCTTGTGTTGTTTTTTGAAGGTACTGTCACTAGTGGTAGTATTATTTTAAAAGCGCAAAATACGTTCTTAGGATTAAATTTGTTTTTGGAAATTTTAATTTTCTTCACCTTTAGTACCTTTGTGGTATTTGGTACTAAAGGTTTTTTTGAGTTGTACTCTCAAAAATTATCAAATTATATTGTCCTCATCTCGGGGGTAATATTGATATTTGTGATTTGTATATTATGTTATCAAATTGTAGTACAAGAGTAGGTCATTACCGCTAATCATTTAAAAAAAAGCATCCTAATTTAGGATGCTTTTTTTATTTTAAGAGTTATCTGAACTGAAGATTTTTGAAATAAATGTCAGTTAGATTTTGGTAAACGTTTGGTAAGTATAGGCAAATTGATGTTTATCATCTGCAGGGTTAAACTCGGTTTGAACTTCTTTCCAATCATTAGAATTGATTTCTGGAAAAAAAGCATCTGCATCAAAACTATGATGTACTCTTGTGATTTCAAGTTGATCAGCAAATGGAAGCCCTAAATTGTAAATTTCTCCTCCACCAATTATAAATGAAGTTTCATTTTCTGGACAAACCGCAAGAGCTTTTTCTATACTATCCACCACGATACAACCTTCAGGATTATAGTCTTTTTGTCTGGTTATAATAACATGCGTTCTATTAGGGAGTGGTTTTGGGAAGCTTTCAAATGTTTTTCTACCCATTATTATATGATGACCAGTAGTTAAGGATTTGAATCTTTTAAAATCATTAGGTAAATGCCAAACTAATTCATTGTTCTTTCCTAAGGCATTATTTTCTGCAACTGCAGCAATCATAATAATCATAATATTAGTGTTTATTTAGAATTATTGCTCTCAATTTTGGATTGTAATTGAGTAATTTTTTTTTGTTGTAAGGCTACAAGTCGGTCAATTTGATCTCTTTCCCAATATTTATTCATGAATCGATCGGTGATAAAAACCTTTATGAAATGCAACACAAAAATAAATAGCCATAAAGTAATAATCCAAATACACCAATTTAATTCTATTGCGGTTTCAAAAAAATAGACAGCCATAAATAAAAAAAGGCTGCACAATGTGAAGAAAACAAAATGGTAATACAATCTTTTCTTTTGCTTTATGCGGTTTCGGGCATATTCATATTGTTCGTGTAATTCCTTTTCCATAAAGTAGAATTTTGCTTATAAAGATAAAATTTATTTTCAAATGTAACTATTTTGATTGTCGAATATTTAATCAGAAATCGTTTTCTTGAACTGAAATTAATATTTAAGACATTCAATTTCTTTTTAATGACAAAAAAGAAGTGCTTTTTTTGTTAATATACTAAAAATGAGGATGTTTGTGTATGTTTCGAGATATTTTACTTACTTTGTTATAACCTAAAAATAAAATAGTTATGTCAGTAAAAAAACAATTTATAAAAACGAAACCTGTTTGTAAAGTTACTTTTTCTTTAGAAGCAAAGGAAGCTGATCAAGTGTCGGTAATTGGTGATTTTAACGATTGGAAAATTGAAGAAGGTGCTTTAAGCAAATTGAAAAATGGAACTTTTAAAGGGACTTTTGAATTAGATAAAGATTCAACATATGAGTTTAAATATGTAGTTGATGGTGCTTATATAAATGAACCAGAAGCAGATTCGTTCAAATGGAATGATTTTGCAGGAGCAGAGAATAGTGTATTAGTAGTATAGCAAAAAAAATCCGCTCATAGAAGCGGATTTTTTTATGTGTTATACAGCTACACTTCCTTTTATGAGGGCGTGTGGCTCATATCCCTCTAATGTAAAATCGTCGAAACCGAAATCGAAGATGTTTTTTATATTGGGATTTAATATCATTTTTGGCAACGGTTTGGGTTCACGGCTAAGTTGTAATTCAAGTTGTTCAAAATGATTGTTGTAAATATGGGCATCTCCAAAAGTATGTATGAAATCGCCAACTTCAAGATCGCAAACTTGTGCGATCATCATTGTTAGTAAAGCGTATGATGCAATATTAAATGGCACTCCAAGAAATATATCTGCACTGCGTTGATACAGTTGACAGGAAAGTTTTCCTTTGGTTTCTTCTTTAGCAGTATCTGGTGAGGCTACATAAAATTGGAAAAAAGCATGACAGGGAGGTAGGGCCGCTTTATTGTTAGCAACATTTTCCTCAAATGATTTTTTGGTGTCTGGTAATACAGATGGGTTCCATGCCGAAACAAGCATTCTACGGCTGTTAGGATTGGTTTTTAATTCGGTAATAAGTTCCGAAATTTGATCTATTTCTTCACTGTTCCAATTTCGCCATTGATGACCGTAAACAGGACCTAAATCACCATTACTATCAGCCCAAGCGTCCCATATTTTTACTCCGTTTTCTTGAAGATATTTTATATTAGTATCTCCTTTTAAGAACCAAAGCAATTCATAAATAATAGATTTAAGATGTAGTTTTTTGGTTGTTACCATTGGGAAACCTTCGCTCAAATCAAATCGCATTTGGTAGCCAAATACACTTTTGGTTCCTGTTCCTGTTCGATCGCCTTTTTGATTTCCGTTTTCTAAAACGTGTTTTACTAAGTCTAGGTATTGTTTCATTTTTAGGACTTTATGCTCTATGCTCTATGCTTTAAGCTTATTGCCTAATGCTTATTGCTTAATGCCTTTAATATTATCTTTTTGAAATTTCGTCTCGAATTTTAGCTGCTTTTTCGTAATCTTCTTGCTCAACGGCTTGTGCTAATAATTCGTTTAACTCCTGTAAACTATGATTAGAATAGGTATTACCTGATTCGTTACTCTCGGTACTGCCAAAAGTCTCTGGATTTGAAAGTATATCCTCTATTTCATTGGATGCTTCACTTTCAAGTGGATTGGCTTTTAAATAAATTCCAGCTTTGTCCAGTATGTTTTTATAGGTAAAAATTGGTGCGCTGAATCGAATAGCTAAAGCAATAGCATCTGAAGTTCGGGCATCAATTATTTCTTCGATTTTATCTCTTTCGCAAATAATGCTAGAATAAAAAACGCCATCGACTAGTTTGTGGATAATTACTTGTTTCACAACAATATCGAAACGTTCTGCAAAATTCTTGAATAAATCGTGTGTCAAAGGGCGAGGTGGCTTAATCTCTTTTTCTAAAGCAATCGCAATAGACTGGGCTTCGAAAGCTCCGATGACGATAGGTAATTTCCTTTCTCCATCAACCTCATTTAAAATTAACGCATAAGCGCCATTTTGAGTTTGACTGTATGAAATTCCTTTTATAGATAATTTAACTAAGCTCATGTTGGTATAGTGAGAAGTACAAAGTACTCTATTAATTTGTCTTTTTTCTAGTTCTAAATAAAGTGCAATTTTAATCAAAATTAATGGAACAAAAAAGCTACCTAAAGCAAAGATACAATTATCTTATTTTTAGGTAGCTTAATTTTATAAGAGAAATTAGATTTTAGGATTGTTGTTCCTTAAATGCTTTAAATTTGGCTATTAATTGAGGTACAATTTCAAATGCGTCTCCAACAACTCCATAATCCGCAACTTTAAAGAAAGGAGCTTCTGGATCACTATTAATAACTACTTTTACTTTAGAAGAGTTAATTCCTGCAATATGTTGTATTGCTCCAGAGATTCCAATAGCAATATATAAATTAGTTGCAACTGGTTTTCCTGTTTGACCTACGTGTTCTCCGTGAGGTCTCCATCCTAAATCGGATACTGGTTTTGAACAAGCAGTTGCAGCTCCAAGAACTCCAGCTAATTCTTCAATCATTCCCCAGTTTTCAGGCCCTTTAAGACCACGTCCTGCAGAAACTACGATATCAGCATCAGCAATTGAAACTTTTCCTGAAACTTTTTCTACCGATGTTACTTTTACTCCAAAATCACCATCTCCAATAGTTGGATTAAAATCTTCTTCGGTTAATGAAGAAGCACTTTCGAAAATACCATAAGAGTTTTTACCAATAGATAATACTTTTACATCAGTATTGATTTCTGTGATGTTGAAAGCTTTGTTTGAAAACGCATTTCTTTTTACTTGAAATGGTGAAGTACTTACAGGTAAGCCAACAACATTTGAAGCATAACCAGCCTCTAATGCTACTGCTACTAATGAAGCTAAGTAAATACTATCTGTTGTAGAAGATAATAAAACTATTTTGGTTGCTTCTTTTTGTGCCGCTTGCTTGATAACATCAGCGTATGCTTTTGCAGTAAAACCACTTAATTTATCATTATTTACTTTTAAAACTTTATCAACTCCGTATTTTGATAATTCAGAAACATCACCAGCATTTACGGTCACTGCTGTAACGGTTGTTCCTAATGATTCAGCTACTTTTTTTGCATAAGAAGCTAATTCTAATGCTACTTTTTTAAATTTTCCTTCTGCAGATTCTGCGTATATTAATATTGACATAATGATTTTAGATTTTAGATTTTAGATTTCAGGATTTAAAAAAAACTGACTACTAAAAACTGATTACTGAATACTAGATTACTTTCGCTTCGTTGTGTAATAAATTGATTAATTCATCCAGGTTATCTGCAGAAACTAATTTCACTGCTGATTTCGGAGCCGGTTTCTCAAATTTCACTGCTTTAGTATTTACTGCAGCATCAACTGGCTCAAGAATTGTTAACGCTTTTGTTCTAGCAGTCATAATTCCTCTCATGTTTGGAATACGTAAATCTTTTTCCTCAACAAGTCCTTTTTGTCCACCAATAATTAAAGGTAAAGTTGTAGCCACTGTTTCTTTTCCACCGTCAATTTCACGAACTGCAGTTACATTAGTACCATCAACTGTAATTGCAGTACAAGAGTTTAAAAAGTTATATCCTAAAATTCCAGCAAGCATACCAGGAACCATCCCTCCATTATAATCTAATGATTCTTTTCCTGCGATTACAATATCGTATCCGCCATTTTTAATTACTTCTGCTAATTGTTTAGCTACAAAAAATCCATCAGTTGGGTTTGTATTAACACGAATGGCTTCATTAGCGCCAATTGCTAATGCTTTTCTTAATGTTGGTTCGGTATCTGGTCCTCCAACATTGACAACTGTAACAGTAGCGCCTTGTTGTTCTTGAAACCAAATAGCACGTGTTAGACCAAATTCATCATTTGGATTAATTACATATTGAACTCCATTAGTATCAAAATCAGCATCTCCGTTAGTGAAGTTGATTTTTGATGTAGTATCAGGAACGTGACTTATGCAAACTAATATTTTCATAATTTATATATATTAAATTCTTTTTTTTCTCTGACAAATTTAAAATAATAAATTGAATAATTTACTATGCATGCATAATATTTTTTGTAACTAT
The Flavobacterium sp. 5 DNA segment above includes these coding regions:
- a CDS encoding bifunctional nuclease family protein, producing the protein MSLVKLSIKGISYSQTQNGAYALILNEVDGERKLPIVIGAFEAQSIAIALEKEIKPPRPLTHDLFKNFAERFDIVVKQVIIHKLVDGVFYSSIICERDKIEEIIDARTSDAIALAIRFSAPIFTYKNILDKAGIYLKANPLESEASNEIEDILSNPETFGSTESNESGNTYSNHSLQELNELLAQAVEQEDYEKAAKIRDEISKR
- a CDS encoding electron transfer flavoprotein subunit alpha/FixB family protein, producing the protein MSILIYAESAEGKFKKVALELASYAKKVAESLGTTVTAVTVNAGDVSELSKYGVDKVLKVNNDKLSGFTAKAYADVIKQAAQKEATKIVLLSSTTDSIYLASLVAVALEAGYASNVVGLPVSTSPFQVKRNAFSNKAFNITEINTDVKVLSIGKNSYGIFESASSLTEEDFNPTIGDGDFGVKVTSVEKVSGKVSIADADIVVSAGRGLKGPENWGMIEELAGVLGAATACSKPVSDLGWRPHGEHVGQTGKPVATNLYIAIGISGAIQHIAGINSSKVKVVINSDPEAPFFKVADYGVVGDAFEIVPQLIAKFKAFKEQQS
- a CDS encoding electron transfer flavoprotein subunit beta/FixA family protein; protein product: MKILVCISHVPDTTSKINFTNGDADFDTNGVQYVINPNDEFGLTRAIWFQEQQGATVTVVNVGGPDTEPTLRKALAIGANEAIRVNTNPTDGFFVAKQLAEVIKNGGYDIVIAGKESLDYNGGMVPGMLAGILGYNFLNSCTAITVDGTNVTAVREIDGGKETVATTLPLIIGGQKGLVEEKDLRIPNMRGIMTARTKALTILEPVDAAVNTKAVKFEKPAPKSAVKLVSADNLDELINLLHNEAKVI
- a CDS encoding dihydrofolate reductase, encoding MIIMIAAVAENNALGKNNELVWHLPNDFKRFKSLTTGHHIIMGRKTFESFPKPLPNRTHVIITRQKDYNPEGCIVVDSIEKALAVCPENETSFIIGGGEIYNLGLPFADQLEITRVHHSFDADAFFPEINSNDWKEVQTEFNPADDKHQFAYTYQTFTKI
- a CDS encoding 2TM domain-containing protein, translated to MEKELHEQYEYARNRIKQKKRLYYHFVFFTLCSLFLFMAVYFFETAIELNWCIWIITLWLFIFVLHFIKVFITDRFMNKYWERDQIDRLVALQQKKITQLQSKIESNNSK
- a CDS encoding isoamylase early set domain-containing protein — translated: MSVKKQFIKTKPVCKVTFSLEAKEADQVSVIGDFNDWKIEEGALSKLKNGTFKGTFELDKDSTYEFKYVVDGAYINEPEADSFKWNDFAGAENSVLVV
- the ubiE gene encoding bifunctional demethylmenaquinone methyltransferase/2-methoxy-6-polyprenyl-1,4-benzoquinol methylase UbiE, whose amino-acid sequence is MPKEITPYKDSSLSKKEQVAKMFDNISGNYDNLNRVISFGIDVKWRKKVLKLVAETNPKTILDIATGTGDLAILMAQTGAEKITGLDISAGMLEIGEKKIKEKNLSQIIEMVLGDSESMPFADNHFDAITVAFGVRNFEHLETGLSEILRVLKPGGIFVILETSVPDKTPYKQGYNFYSKNILPLIGKLFSKDNVAYGYLSESAAAFPYGEALNNILRKTGFIMVNALPQTFGVATIYSASKK
- a CDS encoding thymidylate synthase encodes the protein MKQYLDLVKHVLENGNQKGDRTGTGTKSVFGYQMRFDLSEGFPMVTTKKLHLKSIIYELLWFLKGDTNIKYLQENGVKIWDAWADSNGDLGPVYGHQWRNWNSEEIDQISELITELKTNPNSRRMLVSAWNPSVLPDTKKSFEENVANNKAALPPCHAFFQFYVASPDTAKEETKGKLSCQLYQRSADIFLGVPFNIASYALLTMMIAQVCDLEVGDFIHTFGDAHIYNNHFEQLELQLSREPKPLPKMILNPNIKNIFDFGFDDFTLEGYEPHALIKGSVAV